CGAAGAGCGCCTCGTGCGTGCCGTAGCCGCGCGGGTCGGGCTTGAGCAGGACGGCGATCGTCAGCACCGCCAGGCAGCCCAGCGCCGTCAGGGCCGCGATGCCGCGCGTCCCGCGCCGCACCGGGATAAACGGCCCGAAGTACGGAAATTCAATCGGCCGGGCGATGGAAAGTTCGGTGGGTTGGTCCACGAATACATTGTTACGCCCTCCCCGGGAACTTCAATGCGGTTCGGCCCTTTTCCCGGCGGATGATTTCTCTACACTGGCGGCCTATGAAACCCACCTGGCTACAGAATTGGTTGGAGCGGCACCAGAACCGCACCTCCTTCATGCTGCACATGGTCGGCATTCCGCTGACCATCGCCGCGCTCGTGCTCGCCGGGGTGCAGCTTACCGAATCGCGATGGGACCTCTGGTGGCGGCCGGCCCTGCTCTTTGTCGCGGGGTATCTGCTCCAGTGGATCGGCCACCTCATCGAAGGCAACGACATGGGCGAGATCATCCTCGTCAAAAAAATGCTGGGCAAGCCGTACGTCGCTGTGTCCCCGCGATACGCCAAACCGGCAGGAGGCCGCTCATGAAGCCGAAGATCGGCAAGGTCAATCACGGTGACTGCATCGCCGGCATGGACGCCCTGCCGCGCGGCAGCGTCGATCTCGTCTTCGCCGATCCGCCGTTCAACATCGGCTACGACTACGATGAATACGACGACCGACAGGAGCACGCCGCCTACCTCGCATGGTCGCGCGACTGGATGGCTGCCGCCTGGCGCGCCCTGAAGCCCAGCGGGTCGTTCTGGCTGGCCATCGGCGACGAGTACGCGGCGGAGTTGAAGCTCATCGCCCAGGGCGATTACCCAACGCTGCCGCTCGTCGAGTCGGCGAAGAAGGCCCTCCCCGCTTCCTCCAAGACATCCAAGGCCACCAGAACTTCTACGAAGAAAGGCCGACCCGCGAAGGCCGACAAGATCGCCCCGCCGCCGGGCTTTACCTGTCGAAGCTGGGTCATCTGGTATTACACCTTCGGCGTCCATTGCAAGCGCAAGTTCACCCGCAGCCACGCCCACCTGTTTCACTTCGTCAAGGACCCCGACGACTTCACCTTCAACGTCGACGCCATTCGGGTGCCATCGGCGCGGCAGCTCGTCTATGCCGACAAGCGGGCCAACCCCACCGGCCGGATTCCGGACGACACGTGGATGATGCCCATCGGCACGCCGACGGCGGGCGGCTTCATCCTTCGGCCGCAGGACATCCCCACGGGTTTCACGCCGGAGAGCGACACGTGGTATTTCTCGCGCGTGGCCGGCACCTTCAAGGAGCGCGAGGGCTGGCACGGCTGCCAGATGCCGGAGCAGCTTCTGGGCCGGATCATCCGGGCCTGCTCGAACGAGGGCGACGTGGTGCTCGACCCCTTCGCCGGCAGCGGCACGACGCTGGCCGTGGCGAAAAAGCTCTCGCGGGAGCCGGTCGGCTTCGAGCTTTCGAAGCAATACTTCGACCAGGCCGCCGCCCGATTGAAGGCCGCCAAGGCCGGAACGGCGCTCGACGGAGTCGAGGACCCGCTGACCAGCGCCCCAAAGACCGGCACGCCGCGGAATGCGCCCAAGCGAAAAACCGCGACGAAGGAAGACGACCTCCTGTTCGCCGTCTGATCTGTTCGGCAAGCTTTCCGTCGCGCCTTTGGCCGCCATTGGGCCGTTAGTTTCAAGGTGACACAAGCGTTTGCGGACGCTTGCAACTCGCCGTGCCTCTGAGCGCTACCTTTTCAACCGCGGAATCGCTCTTTGAGAGAAACAATCTCTCCATTAATCACGCGTCCATGGCGCAAAGCATTCGCAAGGCCGCCAAATTGTGCATCAGCCAGACCGCCAAGTTGGGGGCCGTAGTGTGCAAAATAATCGCACATGATTGATGAAAATGTAGCAAAGTCCCCTTCGAAGGCGTGCACTCCCATTTTCCACCAAGAAACTGAGAATGCTGACGCAACCCGCTCCCACCAGGACTCTCTCGTGTCGGAATTGATAATGTAGATTCGATCGGGGCCGGTAGTGTCCCGAATTCCCTCCGCGAGAAGTCGGCTCATGAAGGCGTCGGTCTCTGGAAAGCTATAGCCAACAATAACTATCGCTCGTGCCTTTTTGATGTTGCGAATGGCCGATCGCCACTGCGCCTGAATGGCACTTTGCGAACTCGTCTTCTCAAGTGCAGGTGCAACGATGAGCGGTTCACTGCCTGCCTTTTCATTGGTGAAACTCGATTGCTGGCACTTCCATTCCGTAATGCTTGGCGGACTGCCGCGATAGCTACTCGGCCACCACATCAATTCGGCAGGCCCATCAGACGCGGTAAACCAATTCACCGATCCGTGAAGCTTAGAGCAGATTGCGCGTCCCTCTAGCGCCATAGTGCACTAGAGGTTAGGCTGGTTGCCGAAGGAGTACTTTGGCATGGAAGCCTATTCGATGGATCTGCGAAAACGGGTGCTGGCGGCGTGCGATGCCGGGCATGGGACCACGCGGGTTGCGAAGTCGTTCGAGGTGTCGCCGGCCTGGGTTCGGCGACTGAAGCAGCGACGGCGTGAGCTCGGCACCATCGCGCCGTTGCCGCATCGGGCCGGACCGATCCCGAAGCTCAACGACGCTCGAAAGGCGCGGCTCCGCAGGCTGGTGGAGACCCAGCCCGATGCGACCCTGGCCGAACTGCGCGACCGGCTGGGTCTGGAGGTCACCCTGGGCCACCTTTGCCGCACGCTCCACAAGATGAAGCTGTCGCTAAAAAAAAGTCGCTCTTTGCGGATGAGCAGAACCGTCCGGACGTGAAGGCGGCGCGGCAGCGCTGGCAGGCGGCGCTGGGCGGCCTCGATCCGGATCGCCTTGTTTTTATTGATGAGAGCTCGGCCAAGACCAACCTGACGCGGCTGCGGGGCCGCGCCCCGCGCGGGCAGCGGGTCAAGGCCCATGCGCCCAATGGCCGTTGGCAGACCACGACGATGCTCTGCGGACTGCGGCTGAGCGGACCCACCGCGCCGATGCTGTTGCCCGGGGCGATCGATGGCGCGGCCTTCACGGCCTATGTCCGCCAGGTTCTCGCGCCCACCCTCAAGCCGGACGACATCGTGGTGATGGACAACCTGGCCTCGCACCACGCCCCGGGCGCGATGGAGGCCATCGCTCAAGTCGGCGCCACCGCTTTGTTCCTGCCGCCGTACTCGCCCGACTTCAATCCGATTGAACCGATGTGGTCAAAGGTGAAGCAGTACCTGCGAAGTGCGGCGGCGCGAAGCTTCGAGCCGTTGTGCAAGGCGATGGGCCGCGCGATTGCCGCCGTGACGCCCGGCGATGCCATCGGCTACTTTACGCACTGCGGAATCGCTACAGAAATGCGCAAACCGCTCTAATAACTTCGACCGCTTGGGGCCCGTCTTCATGCTGAGAGTTTCGGAATTTGGCGTTGTGAATAAAAACCTCCCCCAGCGGCGTTTCAATTCCCGGATAGTGAATCAATAGGGGATTGCCCTCCGCAACCGACCTGAGGTCCGCGATCGCGCTCTCTAGATTGAGATCGTAATTCGTCGTGATAATCACGGGACGCGGGCATTCGCTACGCTGGCTTCCAATAATCAGAGATTGGAGTGCCAAGCGGAAAGTCAGATATCCGCAAGGGCGCTTGCTCCGCGTCCTTCTGCATACATCCCAGATCACCCTAGAAATGGCTTTGGAAGTTCCGCGCTCGAAGTCTTCCTCGGCAATCTCCATTATTTGTGCCTGAGTCATAAGCTGCTCTACATCATCCCACCAGCGATCGAAGATTCGAGATATCGACGCACAGCTGTTGCGAAACTCAAAGGTCCGTTCGTAGTCCCTCCGGATCTTGTCAGATGCTGTGCGCATTCTCGATCTGGCGACTTCCAAAAAGCGAGCCATGACCGGCACCTCACAGTCGGCCGAGCAGCCCGCTCCGAGAAGGAACACAATGGTTCCGCGCTCACTATCAAGTGTCTCGAATCTACTTTCAGACTCGTCCATTTGTTTGCCTCCTTCGTGCCTCCAAGTCGTAGGACCGCATTAATCCTACCGCGCGTGCAACCCATTTGCTCATCCGCGCCAAGCACGGGACGACTTGAACCGCCGCAAATTCGAAGGCAGGAATAGAAACACGAATAAGGCGACTTTTCCCTTCTATGACTCACTCCGGGGCACATCAGGCGGGGTACATCAGGGGCATTCGATTCTTCTTTGACTTTCGCGCCGTCATTCGAACGCGGTCCTCGTCAGGCCGTTTCAACGGCCTTTCCCGAAGGGCCATTAGGCCGGGGCTTGAGCCCCGGTCGACCGAGCCCGACGCCATAGGCCCGCCCCGCTCTCCCACCCCCCGCCGATGCCGCGTTCGTGATGATTCGATGATTGACGACTTGCGGCATCGGCGGGGGGTGGGAGAGCGCTTCCTTCTCAACCGATCCCGGCCCTAAAGGACCAGTCTAATAGCCCTTCGGGAAAGCCCCGTGAACGGGACTCAATTCGAGGCCGCCGGCTCGATCCGAACTTCTCCCTGTTCGCTGCAAACCAACTCAAACCGCGCGAACGGCGAGCAAGGGTAGACATGCGGGAGGCGATACCGTCATGATTGGCACGCAATCAACGAACTCAAGAAAAGCCGATTCCGGTTTTCACGCGCACTTTCCAAAAAACCACCTAAAAGTCGCACCGCCCCAACTCGTGACCGCCACATGTGTTGGCACAATTCCCGTGAGGCTTGTGTCACCTTATGTCACCTTCGATTTTGCTCGACTTGCGCGCGATCGGCGCGCTGGTCTTCACCCTCGACACCTTGGCCCCTCGATCCCTTGGCCCCTTTTTTCGCCTATTGTCACCTTGGATCTTGGCCGATTCGGCCGCCTCCATGGGCCCACCGCCAGACCACGTAGAGCAGGGCCAGCCCCACCAGCAGAGCGATGGTCCACAGACTATCCCGGCTCCCGGTTTGAAGATCATCCACCACGATGCTCACCGCGAGGGCCAACTCAATCCCGATCAGAAGGACGGCCACGAATGGGCCGGCCGGTGTGTAAAATACGTCGGGCCGTTCGGCATTGCCTGCCATTCTCTCCCGCCGGCGGAAAACCAGCAGACTTGCATAGGTGAGCCCGAAGAGGACCGTGCTGCCGAGAAAATAAATTCGCAAAATGCCCGCGAAGTCCCGGTATAGAACAAACGAGCAGGCAAGTGCGCCGCCGACAAGAATCGATCCGATCGGCGCCTGGTTCCGGCTCATCCTTCCGAGGACCTTGAATGTGAGCCCGTCGCGTGCCAGGGCGTATGTCACCCGCACGTTGGCAAGAAAGACGGAGCTGATCGCCCCGAGGCAGATCAGCGCGCTGGCCGCCAGAATCAACTCGTCCGCCCCCCAACCGGTCTTGCGCGCGAAGATCAGCGAGGGCACGCTCGTTCGCCCCGCCATCTCGCCCGGCGTCACCGCACAGAGGAGGGCATAGTTATAGAAGCAATAGACGACCGTGAGCGTGCCGACCGTCGTGAGCAGGGCCAGCGGCAGGGCCCGGCGCACATCGCGCGTTTCCTCCGCCAGCTTGGCCGCGTCCGTGGCCCCGCTGTAGGCCCAGTAGGCCGGAATCAGCGCCAGCAGGAAACCGTTCAGCGAAGAGTGCCCGACGATCCCCGAGTCAGCCGGCGGGGTCGCGGGAGTCACCCGGCCGGCCATCAGCATGGCCCCGACGGCAATCGCCAAAAGCGCGAGGGTCTTCAGGAAGGTGAGAATGTTCTGCGTGACCGCGCCGCTGCGCAGGCCGAGGCCGTTGACGATCATCACCGCGATGATGGCCGCGCAGCCGAGCCTGGGCTCCGCCCAGGTCTGCTCCATCATCAGCAATTGCGCGAGAAAGGTACCGAATGCCGCGGCGATGGTGCCCGCCCCACCGCCGACGATGAAGACCGTGAACGACCAACCGAAGAAAAACGCCGCGAACTCGCCATACGCCTCTTTGAGAAATTGATACTCGCCACCGGCCTTCGGCAATCGTGTCGCCAGTTCCGCCGTCACCATGCTCTGAAGCAATGTGATGACGCCCGCCGCCAGCCACACCCCAAGAATGACCCACGGCGAACTGAGGTGCTTGGCCGCTTCCCCCGGCGTGGCGAATATGCCCGATCCGATGGCTCCGCCGATCCCGACGCACGCGACGCTGACAGGTCCGAGCAGACGACGCAGCGCGGTTTGCGTTGCCGGACCGACTTGCGACATGCTGGCCCTCGCCGATGCTCAGTAAGAATAAACTCGCGCGGCCGTCATGCCTCAAATGTTTCGCCGGTCAGACGCTCGTACGCCTCGATGTATCGCGCGCTCGTCGCGGCGATGACGTCCTCCGGCAGTCTCGGCGCCGGGTCGGTCTTGTCCCACTTCCCCGCGTCGCAAAGGCCCTGGAGAAAATTGCGGACGAATTGCTTGTCGAAGCTCTCCTGGTCGCGGCCCGGTTCGTACTTGTCGGCCGGCCAGAATCGGCTGGAGTCCGGCGTCAGCACTTCGTCGATCAGCAGAATCCCATCGGACGACTGGCCGAATTCAAACTTTGTATCCGCGAGGATGATCCCCTGTTTCCGCGCATGTTCCGACGCCCGGGCATACAGTGACAGGGTCTTGTCACGCAGCTCCCGCATCACGCCCTCGCCGACGATGCCGCAGGCCTGCTCGAAGCTGATGTTCTGGTCGTGCCCGGACTCCTCCTTGGTCGCCGGGGTGAAGATGGGCTCCGGCAGTTTGTCGCATTGCCGCAGCCCCGCCGGCAGCGCGATGCCGCAGACGGTGCCGTTGGCGAGATACTCCTTCCATCCGCTGCCCGAAAGGTATCCGCGCGCCACGCACTCAATCGGGACGACCTGCGTCTTGCGGCAGACCATCGTGCGATGGGCGAGTTGGTCGGCGAAAGCCTCGAACCCTTTCGGTGCTTGGGTGCCGATCACCTCGATCAGATGGTGTGGGTATTCTGACCCCACCAGGTCAAACCAGAACTTCGACAGGGCCGTCAGGACCCGCCCCTTATTGGGGATGGGGTCGGGCAGCACGCAGTCAAAAGCGCTGATGCGATCGGTCGCCACCAGGAGCAGCCGGTCGCCCAGGTCGTAGATGTCGCGGACTTTGCCGCGTCGAACCTTAACCTCGGGGATGTGAGTCTGCCGGACGACGGTGCAGGCCATGGGTTCCTCCGTGATTGAACAATGGCAACGATCCCGGTCAGGACAAGCCCGCACACTAGACGTCTCTCCGAGGGGATGTCAAGCCCACCCCGCCCCCTCGAGTCAAACGCGGGCCGGCTCGTCAGAAGATAGGGATTGATCTACAGTGCCCGCCTCGCTAACTTGAGCATCCCAATCGGCTGCGGGCTGCAGACCGATTGCAGATGGGTTCATAAACCAGGAATTCTGCCAAGGAGCAAATATGGCTGCCGCAATGAGCAAGAGCGCGTTGATCCGACACCTCGCCGAGCAAAATGAACTGACCCGTGCACAAGTCGTCCAGTTCGTGGACACGCTTGTCGCCACTGCCTACAAGGAGGCCAAGAACGGCTTCATGCTGCCCGGCCTCGGCAAGCTGGTGCTGGTCCAGCGAAAGGCCCGAATGGGACGGAACCCCGCGACCGGCGAGGCCATCAAGATTCCCGCGAAAAAGGTCGTCAAGTTCCGCGTGGCCAAGGCCGCCAAGGATGCGATCCTCGGCACGAGCGGGACCAAGAAGAAGGGCCGAAAGTAGCCCTTCGGCGTTTTGCCAATCGTGCCTGGTTGTGGCCGGGCCGCGATGCAATGCCCTTGCTCGCAGGGCATGGGGCCGGATCGTGCCTGCGCGGTCGCAAAGCCGGTTTCCCGGAAATCCGGCATCCTCGAACATAGAATCGTCGACTTGGCCCAGGTTCGGTGGCACACGGGCACTTGACATAGACTCGGATCAACACGATCCTTCTTGCCCCGCGTTCGATCCGGCCAATTTTTCGGCCGGTGGCGCGGCGTGGAAAACCGCGGCGGAGAATCGATTTTTGATGGCCACATCCAAGAAGACATCGAAAAAGGCCGGTGGCTCCAAGACGGCGGGCGCAAAGACGAAGCCCAAGTCCGCCGCCAAGGCCAAGCCTGCCGCCGCGACGAAGGCCTCGGCGAAGTCGAAAGCCAAGTCCAAGTCTCGGGCGGAGGCCGTCGCCCATGAATCCGCATCTTCATCGATGTCTCCCGCCAAGACCGTCGTTGAGCGACCCGCCAAGCCGGCGAAGCCCGCCGTTGATGCGCAGTGGCAGGCTGATATGCGCGAGGCTCTGGCAGCGCAGCGCCAGCGGCTGCTGACCGTCGTGCAGACGACTCAGGCGCAGATGGCCCAGAAGTCCGGCGACCTGGCCGACGTCAGCGACCGGGCATCCGAAGGGTTCGAAGATGAACTCGACATGGGTCTCATGGCCATCGAGGCGGCCCAACTCGATGACATCGAAGCTGCCATCAAGCGAATCGACGACGGCACGTACGGCATCTGCCTGACCTGCGCCAAGGCCGTGCCTCGCAAGCGACTTGAAGTGTTGCCGTTCGCCCGGCGCTGCCTGCCCTGTGAAGGCGAGCACGAACGCCGCGCGAAGAACATCGAGCCGAGCGACGAAGAGGAAGATTGGGACTAACCGTTCCGCTTCGGGCCTCTGACCGCGGCACCGCACTTCAGGCTTGATTATTTCTTCTTGAGTGTCTGCTTGTCTTTTCCATCGCGGATCTCAAGCGTCTGCCCCATCATCATGTAAGTAGCGCCGTACTTCCGCTCGGGCTTTCCGGGATTCTTTAGCTTCAATTCGACACCATTGAAGTCGTAGGTCCCCGCGAGCCGAACATTCTCTTCGCCCTCCTTGGCCGAGGCGACATAGGTTCCGTTGTCATTGAAAGTCGCGTTGGTAATGAAGAACTTGGCATCATCGGCCTTGCCCGTGTTCTCCCATGTGCCGACCAGGGCGTTACTGCACCCGGCAGTGACGAATCCCAGCCCCAGGAGGCAAAACAGTCTCAATTTGGCGACCAATCCGTTTGGTTTCATGGTGATTCCTTTCGATACATCCGCGGCCATACATCTCGGCCGCTTAGGCGCAAGCTAAATCTCCAAAGCGTCACTGTCAACGCTGGTATGGCCGTCCCTTGGCCCGGCGTGTTGTTCTTAGCACGGAAGTCCGCTAGAATAGCGG
This genomic stretch from Planctomycetia bacterium harbors:
- a CDS encoding DUF962 domain-containing protein, which gives rise to MKPTWLQNWLERHQNRTSFMLHMVGIPLTIAALVLAGVQLTESRWDLWWRPALLFVAGYLLQWIGHLIEGNDMGEIILVKKMLGKPYVAVSPRYAKPAGGRS
- a CDS encoding site-specific DNA-methyltransferase codes for the protein MKPKIGKVNHGDCIAGMDALPRGSVDLVFADPPFNIGYDYDEYDDRQEHAAYLAWSRDWMAAAWRALKPSGSFWLAIGDEYAAELKLIAQGDYPTLPLVESAKKALPASSKTSKATRTSTKKGRPAKADKIAPPPGFTCRSWVIWYYTFGVHCKRKFTRSHAHLFHFVKDPDDFTFNVDAIRVPSARQLVYADKRANPTGRIPDDTWMMPIGTPTAGGFILRPQDIPTGFTPESDTWYFSRVAGTFKEREGWHGCQMPEQLLGRIIRACSNEGDVVLDPFAGSGTTLAVAKKLSREPVGFELSKQYFDQAAARLKAAKAGTALDGVEDPLTSAPKTGTPRNAPKRKTATKEDDLLFAV
- a CDS encoding transposase, which produces MEAYSMDLRKRVLAACDAGHGTTRVAKSFEVSPAWVRRLKQRRRELGTIAPLPHRAGPIPKLNDARKARLRRLVETQPDATLAELRDRLGLEVTLGHLCRTLHKMKLSLKKSRSLRMSRTVRT
- a CDS encoding IS630 family transposase, giving the protein MKAARQRWQAALGGLDPDRLVFIDESSAKTNLTRLRGRAPRGQRVKAHAPNGRWQTTTMLCGLRLSGPTAPMLLPGAIDGAAFTAYVRQVLAPTLKPDDIVVMDNLASHHAPGAMEAIAQVGATALFLPPYSPDFNPIEPMWSKVKQYLRSAAARSFEPLCKAMGRAIAAVTPGDAIGYFTHCGIATEMRKPL
- a CDS encoding APC family permease; translation: MSQVGPATQTALRRLLGPVSVACVGIGGAIGSGIFATPGEAAKHLSSPWVILGVWLAAGVITLLQSMVTAELATRLPKAGGEYQFLKEAYGEFAAFFFGWSFTVFIVGGGAGTIAAAFGTFLAQLLMMEQTWAEPRLGCAAIIAVMIVNGLGLRSGAVTQNILTFLKTLALLAIAVGAMLMAGRVTPATPPADSGIVGHSSLNGFLLALIPAYWAYSGATDAAKLAEETRDVRRALPLALLTTVGTLTVVYCFYNYALLCAVTPGEMAGRTSVPSLIFARKTGWGADELILAASALICLGAISSVFLANVRVTYALARDGLTFKVLGRMSRNQAPIGSILVGGALACSFVLYRDFAGILRIYFLGSTVLFGLTYASLLVFRRRERMAGNAERPDVFYTPAGPFVAVLLIGIELALAVSIVVDDLQTGSRDSLWTIALLVGLALLYVVWRWAHGGGRIGQDPR
- a CDS encoding phosphoribosylaminoimidazolesuccinocarboxamide synthase encodes the protein MACTVVRQTHIPEVKVRRGKVRDIYDLGDRLLLVATDRISAFDCVLPDPIPNKGRVLTALSKFWFDLVGSEYPHHLIEVIGTQAPKGFEAFADQLAHRTMVCRKTQVVPIECVARGYLSGSGWKEYLANGTVCGIALPAGLRQCDKLPEPIFTPATKEESGHDQNISFEQACGIVGEGVMRELRDKTLSLYARASEHARKQGIILADTKFEFGQSSDGILLIDEVLTPDSSRFWPADKYEPGRDQESFDKQFVRNFLQGLCDAGKWDKTDPAPRLPEDVIAATSARYIEAYERLTGETFEA
- a CDS encoding HU family DNA-binding protein; this translates as MAAAMSKSALIRHLAEQNELTRAQVVQFVDTLVATAYKEAKNGFMLPGLGKLVLVQRKARMGRNPATGEAIKIPAKKVVKFRVAKAAKDAILGTSGTKKKGRK
- a CDS encoding TraR/DksA C4-type zinc finger protein, which produces MATSKKTSKKAGGSKTAGAKTKPKSAAKAKPAAATKASAKSKAKSKSRAEAVAHESASSSMSPAKTVVERPAKPAKPAVDAQWQADMREALAAQRQRLLTVVQTTQAQMAQKSGDLADVSDRASEGFEDELDMGLMAIEAAQLDDIEAAIKRIDDGTYGICLTCAKAVPRKRLEVLPFARRCLPCEGEHERRAKNIEPSDEEEDWD